The genomic segment GGGTATGTTGATTGAAAAAACACGAAATTTTAAAAATTTTTGCATAAAGGCTAAAGTTTTTAGCTTATACCACCGATAAAAGATATGGAGATATTCTGCCTTGAATCTCTAAAAATCGAACCGAACTTTTAGAGATTCTCTATTTTCCTGAAAAGCACGGATGCTTTTCAGTACTACATTTCATGGAGGAAATGCTATGGTTATCAACCACAACATGAGTGCAATGTTTGCACAGCGTACATTGGGTGTTACTGATGTACGTATCGGTAAGGACATCGAAAAGCTGTCCAGCGGTCTGCGCATCAATCGCGCAGGCGATGATGCTTCCGGTCTCGCAGTTTCCGAAAAAATGCGCGCTCAAATCCGCGGCTTAAATCAAGCTTCGACAAACGCATCAAACGGAATCAGCTTTATTCAGGTTGCCGAAGCATATTTGCAGGAGACGACTGACATTATGCAGCGTATCCGCGAGCTGGCGGTGCAGGCATCAAACGGCATTTATAGCGCGGAAGACCGGATGCAAATTCAGGTCGAAGTTTCCCAGCTTGTTGCCGAAGTTGATCGTATCGCGAGTTCAGCTCAATTTAACGGTATGAATATGCTGACCGGACGCTTTGCACGTGAAGGCGGAGAAAACGCCGTAACAGGATCAATGTGGTTCCACATTGGCGCTAACATGGATCAACGCATCCGCGTGTACATCGGTACTATGACTGCTCATGCCCTTGGCGTGCGCGATCTGAGCGATAACCGCACAATGACGATTGAAACTGCAGAAGAAGCGAACCACAGCATCGGTACAATCGATGAAGCGTTAAAGAAAATCAACAAGCAGCGGGCAGACCTCGGTGCATACCAGAATAGACTGGAAATGACCGTTGTCGGAATCGATATTGCCGCAGAGAATCTGCAAGCCTCCGAATCACGTATCCGCGATGCCGATATGGCCAAGCAGATGGTCGAGTATACGAGAAATCAAATACTCAATCAGTCCGGTACGGCAATGTTGGCTCAGGCAAATTCAAACACCCAGCTTGTACTCTCATTATTGCGGTAATTTCTTGTATAACTCTCTTGTCTTTTTTTCGACAAGAGGGTATACTTGCCACAGTAATAACGAGAACCGGCGGGATGCCTCCGGTATCCCGTTAACATGATCTTTGAAAAACACCCTTAAGAAGCCCTGTATAACAGTATTATTGGTCTTCGGTTAGTACATCGAAAGCCAATAATACTGTGTAAAAAACAGAAGGGAAAGGCGCAACCAATTTCCGTAATGTTTTTATACAGTGACCATTTCCGGCATGGATGCCGGGAGCAGACTTCAAGGAGGGTTATATGATTATTAACCACAATATGAGCGCTATGTATTCACAGCGCAACACAGGTATCGTCGAGACCAGCATCGTAAAAGACATAGAAAAGCTTTCCAGCGGTATGCGCATTAACCGCGCAGGCGATGATGCTTCCGGACTTGCAGTTTCCGAAAAAATGAGAAGCCAGATCCGCGGTTTAAATCAAGCAGGCCAGAACATACAGAATGGTGTTTCCTTTATCCAAGCAACAGAAGGATATTTAGCTGAAACCACCGATATTATGCAGCGCTTACGCGAGTTAGCAGTTCAGGCTGCGAACGGTATTTACTCCGCAGAAGACCGCATGCAGATTCAGGTTGAAGTTTCTCAACTTGTGGATGAAGTAGACCGCATCGCAAGCCATGCCCAATTCAACGGTATGAACTTGCTGACCGGACGCTTCGCAAGAGATGCTGCTGACAATCAGTTGCAGTTGCATGTCGGTGCAAATATGGATCAGTCTGAAAAGCTCTTTGTTGGCACGATGACAGCTTTGGCTCTCGGTCTTACCGGTGGTATGCAGGGCGGCGAAGGCGATATGATCACCATCTCCTCTGTAGAAGGTGCTAATATGGCTATCGGTACTATCGACAATGCATTAAAGCAGATCAACAAGCAGAGAGCAGACCTCGGTGCATACCAGAACCGTTTTGAACTTGCATACAATGGTGTTGCAATTGCTGCTGAAAACCTGCAGGCTGCTGAATCACGCATCCGCGATGCTGATATGGCAAAACAGATCGTTGAGTACACCAAGAATCAAATCTTGATGCAGTCAGGTACAGCAATGCTTGCACAGGCGAACACACAACCCCAGTCGGTTATCCGCCTCCTTCAATAGTGCTCAAGAGAATCGGGAGAAAACACGCAAACCTAAATCAACAGT from the Treponema medium genome contains:
- a CDS encoding flagellin, with the translated sequence MVINHNMSAMFAQRTLGVTDVRIGKDIEKLSSGLRINRAGDDASGLAVSEKMRAQIRGLNQASTNASNGISFIQVAEAYLQETTDIMQRIRELAVQASNGIYSAEDRMQIQVEVSQLVAEVDRIASSAQFNGMNMLTGRFAREGGENAVTGSMWFHIGANMDQRIRVYIGTMTAHALGVRDLSDNRTMTIETAEEANHSIGTIDEALKKINKQRADLGAYQNRLEMTVVGIDIAAENLQASESRIRDADMAKQMVEYTRNQILNQSGTAMLAQANSNTQLVLSLLR
- a CDS encoding flagellin encodes the protein MIINHNMSAMYSQRNTGIVETSIVKDIEKLSSGMRINRAGDDASGLAVSEKMRSQIRGLNQAGQNIQNGVSFIQATEGYLAETTDIMQRLRELAVQAANGIYSAEDRMQIQVEVSQLVDEVDRIASHAQFNGMNLLTGRFARDAADNQLQLHVGANMDQSEKLFVGTMTALALGLTGGMQGGEGDMITISSVEGANMAIGTIDNALKQINKQRADLGAYQNRFELAYNGVAIAAENLQAAESRIRDADMAKQIVEYTKNQILMQSGTAMLAQANTQPQSVIRLLQ